DNA from Stigmatella erecta:
AGAAAGCCCGTGCGCGGGCATTGCGTTCCCACACACCCAGCCACAGCACGTCATGTCTCCGAGCGAGCCCTTCCTCCAGACAGCGGAGCATGAGCGCGGCCCCCACTTTGGCTCCCAGGAAGGGCCGGTCCACGTACAGGCGAGACAGGTGGAGCGGGCGCTCGGCCTGCACACCCTGCTCGCGGGCTCCATCGCGCAGCAGG
Protein-coding regions in this window:
- a CDS encoding GNAT family N-acetyltransferase, with product LLRDGAREQGVQAERPLHLSRLYVDRPFLGAKVGAALMLRCLEEGLARRHDVLWLGVWERNARARAFYSRWGFTEVGEMHFLLGSDLQRDIVLARAL